The bacterium region TGGTTCCTCGAAGGGTCGAGTATCGACACGCCGTTCCTCACGGTAGACGCGTGGTTCGGCGCTGGAGAGGCGAGCACATGCACTGTCGCTGCGAACGCGTACAAGTACTCCGACATATTCGGCGCTGCGTTCGCAGCGCCTGGGGCAGCGCCCCTGACTACCGTAGCATCGGCTGTGATTCCGGATACGGCGCTTTCGTCTGAGGCGAGCCTCGACGACGACGATGGGACTGCCCAGATCCTGATCTCCACCGAGCCATCCGACGCCAACAACTCAAAGCCGAGGGCCCTTCTCTTATTCGGCCCCTCCAGCGGCGGAAGCTGGGACGGTCTCTCCGTGTCGGATGCAGGCAACAGCGCCTACTTCCTCGACGTGATCGTCCGCGCAGGAAGCAGCGCCTGCACCGGCAACATCTGGATGGAAGGCGGCAGCACCTACGTCAACTTCATGGGCGGGATAAACGGCGGCGCGTACGACATGGCTGCGGGCGCGAACGGCGGCGCATACGCGATGCAGGACGGGGACAACAACTCCACAGTCTCGATACCCGGGACCGCATCGGGCGTGATCACGGTCGGCGCATATCTGCAGACCAAGCCCGAGGTCGGATGCCCCAGCCAATCCTGTTGGACCGGCGCGAGCGGAGTCCAGTACGATGCCACGAACATAAACGATCCGAATGCGCTCGCAGCCCAGATCAACGGCGGCACGGTGCAGTTGCGCACTCCGTTCTCGAGCATAGGCCCGGTGGTCTATACTTACTCGGGCCGCAAGCCCGACGTGCTCGCCCCAGGGGACCCGATCATATCCACGCTGCCCACCGGCCATACGGTCGATTCCGCGCTCGCTGTCGGCAGCACCCACTACAAGAGCCAGGGCACTTCGCAGGCCTCTCCCAACGCAGCCGGCATCGTCGCGCTACTCTTTGAGAAGAACAACACGTTGTCCGCCGCCCAGGCGAAACAGGCGTTGATCTCCACGGCCACGAAGGCCTCGAGTCCGAACGACGGCGACGGCTACGGGAACGTCAAGGCCGATTCCGCGCTCGCCTCGGTCTCTGCGGACACGTCCGGATACAGCGGTACGGGCAATCTCTCGCAGGCCGATCTCGAGGATGATGGCGGAAGCAGCGGGAGCAGCGGATGCGGCGGATCGCTGGTTCCTGCGGCCGCCGGCGCCGCGTGGGCGGACGCGCTGGCCATCGCTCTTCCCATACTGATCGTGGCCTTGCGGAGAAGGCGGATGTAAA contains the following coding sequences:
- a CDS encoding S8 family serine peptidase; amino-acid sequence: MKGRNYFLFAAILSATLLSAQAFAGKMDLPLRMAIAQPVAAKSALIKSIAAADGAELIDVLIKSLDPEGTGLAVSGMGGSVRSLTGDILTAYVPLAALAEIEARPEVISIEASKRLRLLMNTARSSSNTNVEAAQAAGYYGAGVVVGAIDSGLDYSRADFQTSGGASRVQYLRFQSVDQSSGTVSIIQCAKDYIDSGDCSIPANNDSTIGHGTHVTGIAAGSDATYMGVAPLADIMLVRNDYNDDLTEGGATSGTFSGGVIDGVVEIFKKSDIIDKPAVINISQGTHIGAHDDTSLLEQSLNSAVTGGYASGGKTYGRAIAVAAGNEHIISAALADAGLGAFEGGIHAAVNVPAGESHAYRVWFLEGSSIDTPFLTVDAWFGAGEASTCTVAANAYKYSDIFGAAFAAPGAAPLTTVASAVIPDTALSSEASLDDDDGTAQILISTEPSDANNSKPRALLLFGPSSGGSWDGLSVSDAGNSAYFLDVIVRAGSSACTGNIWMEGGSTYVNFMGGINGGAYDMAAGANGGAYAMQDGDNNSTVSIPGTASGVITVGAYLQTKPEVGCPSQSCWTGASGVQYDATNINDPNALAAQINGGTVQLRTPFSSIGPVVYTYSGRKPDVLAPGDPIISTLPTGHTVDSALAVGSTHYKSQGTSQASPNAAGIVALLFEKNNTLSAAQAKQALISTATKASSPNDGDGYGNVKADSALASVSADTSGYSGTGNLSQADLEDDGGSSGSSGCGGSLVPAAAGAAWADALAIALPILIVALRRRRM